One genomic region from Hoeflea algicola encodes:
- a CDS encoding Rrf2 family transcriptional regulator — MHLTLHTDYAFRILMALGQAPDQIKSVDDLSRQFGVSKNHLMKVARNLAAGGFVSTVRGRNGGVRLAMPASEINLKAVALHMEPDFNIAECFANQNCTFLPRCRLKGVLGQARFAFLQSLEGHNLQSII; from the coding sequence ATGCACCTGACGTTGCACACCGACTATGCGTTTCGCATCCTGATGGCGCTGGGCCAGGCGCCAGATCAGATCAAGTCGGTTGACGACCTGTCGCGGCAGTTTGGCGTGTCCAAGAACCACTTGATGAAGGTGGCGCGCAATCTTGCTGCCGGCGGGTTTGTTTCCACCGTGCGCGGACGCAATGGCGGCGTCCGGCTGGCGATGCCGGCAAGTGAAATCAACCTCAAGGCGGTGGCGCTGCACATGGAGCCGGATTTCAACATCGCCGAGTGTTTTGCCAATCAGAATTGCACGTTCTTGCCACGTTGCCGTCTCAAGGGCGTGCTCGGGCAGGCAAGATTTGCCTTCCTGCAATCGTTGGAAGGCCACAACCTGCAATCGATCATTTGA